A genomic segment from Rhodospirillum centenum SW encodes:
- a CDS encoding peptidylprolyl isomerase: MISKKVRAAIAAAALGTVATVAMGQSPLLAQEAKPAAQAPAGQADDNPVVARVNGKEIRRTEVLAALQQLPPQVQQLPLPMVYPAVLEQVVNAHLVTQAGFKDKLQDTTEVKQRLKAAEERFVQEAFLKKAIDAKMSDALVKKKFDEWLKENPPQDEVRARHILVQTKEEAEALIKQIKGGADFNKLAADQKIDTAAAQQQGDLGYFTKDQMVEPFAKAAFAMKPGDVSQTPVETQFGWHVIKVEDKRKQTPPTYEEAAPELRQVVAQDIAGDVVEGLRKQAKVEMFGIDGGPMPPPPAPPAGNGAAKPAGKDGK, translated from the coding sequence ATGATTTCGAAGAAGGTGCGCGCCGCGATCGCCGCCGCGGCACTGGGCACCGTGGCGACGGTGGCGATGGGCCAGAGCCCCCTCCTTGCCCAGGAGGCGAAGCCGGCCGCCCAGGCCCCCGCCGGACAGGCTGACGACAACCCGGTCGTCGCCCGCGTCAACGGCAAGGAGATCCGCCGGACCGAGGTGCTGGCCGCGTTGCAGCAGCTCCCGCCGCAGGTGCAGCAGCTTCCGCTCCCCATGGTCTACCCGGCCGTGCTGGAGCAGGTGGTCAACGCCCATCTGGTGACCCAGGCCGGCTTCAAGGACAAGCTCCAGGACACCACCGAGGTGAAGCAGCGCCTGAAGGCCGCTGAGGAGCGATTCGTCCAGGAGGCGTTCCTGAAGAAGGCCATCGACGCGAAGATGTCCGACGCCCTGGTCAAGAAGAAGTTCGACGAGTGGCTGAAGGAGAATCCGCCGCAGGATGAGGTGCGCGCCCGCCACATCCTGGTCCAGACCAAGGAAGAGGCCGAGGCCCTGATCAAGCAGATCAAGGGCGGCGCCGACTTCAACAAGCTGGCCGCGGATCAGAAGATCGACACCGCCGCCGCGCAGCAGCAGGGCGATCTGGGCTACTTCACCAAGGACCAGATGGTGGAACCCTTCGCCAAGGCAGCCTTCGCCATGAAGCCGGGCGATGTCAGCCAGACCCCGGTGGAGACGCAGTTCGGCTGGCACGTCATCAAGGTCGAGGACAAGCGCAAGCAGACCCCGCCGACCTATGAGGAGGCGGCGCCGGAGCTGCGTCAGGTGGTGGCGCAGGACATCGCCGGCGACGTGGTGGAAGGGCTGCGCAAGCAGGCGAAGGTGGAGATGTTCGGCATCGACGGCGGCCCGATGCCGCCGCCGCCGGCCCCGCCCGCCGGCAACGGTGCGGCCAAGCCGGCCGGCAAGGACGGCAAGTAG
- the secA gene encoding preprotein translocase subunit SecA, with amino-acid sequence MFGAIARKLFGNANDRVVKGLRKQVEAINAIEPKLTGLSDAELQMRTDWLRDRLAKGETLDDILPDAFATVREAAKRTLGQRHFDVQLMGGMVLHTGKIAEMRTGEGKTLVATLAVYLNALEGKGVHVVTVNDYLAKRDSGWMGQIYRFLGLSVGCIVHGLDDAERRAAYAADITYGTNNEFGFDYLRDNMKYRLADMVQRPFNFAIVDEVDSILIDEARTPLIISGPSTDSSELYIALDKVVRETVQDGDFEKDEKARAVSLTEGGTEKVAQRLIEIGLLKTGDLYDIHNVTLVHHVNQALRAHKLFTRDVDYIVKDDKVVIIDEFTGRMMEGRRYSEGLHQALEAKEGVTIQRENQTLASITFQNYFRLYPKLAGMTGTAMTEAAEFMEIYGLPVVDMPTNLPVRRKDQDDEVYRTADEKYAAIITLIEECRARQQPVLVGTVSIEKSELLSDFLKKKKVPHNVLNARYHEQEAYIVAQAGRPGAVTIATNMAGRGTDIQLGGNLEMRIEHELSDLPEGPEREAAIARIRDEIAAAKEVVLKAGGLYVVGTERHESRRIDNQLRGRSGRQGDPGASKFFLSLEDDLMRIFGSQRLDGMLQKLGLQEGEAIIHPWINKALEKAQTKVEAHNFDIRKNLLKYDNVMNDQRKVVYEQRRDVMDAEDVQDTVVSMRHEVIQEMVSKAIPPNAYAEQWNTDQLHEEVMRVLGADLPVKEWAKEEGIADAEIVERLTRFADETMAEKEAAYGATLMRSIEKSLLLQILDQQWKDHLLNLDHLRQGINLRAYAQRDPLNEYKREAFGLFETMLASLREQVTTVLMHVQVRQADADLPTPPEPVGELTREDPALVPAGAEALPPGMVRRADDQRLRPQAYGAGALPVAETLERDTPESWRNTPRNAPCPCGSGKKYKHCHGQAR; translated from the coding sequence ATGTTCGGTGCCATTGCCCGCAAGCTGTTCGGCAACGCGAACGACCGCGTGGTGAAGGGCCTGCGGAAGCAGGTCGAAGCCATCAACGCGATCGAGCCCAAGCTGACCGGCCTGTCCGACGCGGAACTGCAGATGCGCACCGACTGGCTGCGCGACCGGCTGGCGAAGGGCGAAACGCTCGACGACATCCTGCCCGACGCCTTTGCCACCGTGCGCGAGGCGGCCAAGCGCACCCTGGGCCAGCGGCACTTCGACGTGCAGCTCATGGGCGGCATGGTGCTGCACACCGGCAAGATCGCCGAGATGCGCACCGGCGAAGGCAAGACGCTGGTCGCCACGCTGGCAGTCTATCTGAACGCGCTGGAGGGCAAGGGCGTCCACGTCGTCACCGTGAACGACTATCTGGCCAAGCGCGACAGCGGCTGGATGGGCCAGATCTACCGCTTCCTGGGCCTGTCCGTCGGCTGCATCGTGCACGGGCTGGACGATGCCGAGCGGCGCGCCGCCTATGCCGCGGACATCACCTACGGCACGAACAACGAGTTCGGCTTCGACTATCTGCGCGACAACATGAAGTACCGGCTGGCCGACATGGTCCAGCGGCCCTTCAACTTCGCCATCGTGGACGAGGTCGACTCGATCCTGATCGACGAGGCGCGCACCCCGCTGATCATCAGCGGCCCCTCCACCGACAGTTCCGAACTGTACATCGCCCTGGACAAGGTGGTGCGGGAGACGGTGCAGGACGGCGACTTCGAGAAGGACGAGAAGGCGCGCGCCGTCAGCCTGACCGAAGGCGGCACCGAGAAGGTGGCGCAGCGCCTGATCGAGATCGGGCTGCTGAAGACCGGCGACCTGTACGACATCCACAACGTCACCCTGGTCCACCACGTCAATCAGGCGCTCCGGGCGCACAAGCTGTTCACCCGCGACGTGGACTACATCGTCAAGGACGACAAGGTCGTCATCATCGACGAGTTCACCGGCCGCATGATGGAAGGCCGCCGCTACTCCGAGGGGCTGCATCAGGCCCTGGAGGCGAAGGAGGGCGTGACCATCCAGCGCGAGAACCAGACGCTGGCCTCCATCACCTTCCAGAACTACTTCCGCCTCTACCCCAAGCTGGCCGGCATGACCGGCACCGCCATGACCGAGGCGGCGGAGTTCATGGAGATCTACGGCCTGCCCGTCGTGGACATGCCGACCAACCTGCCGGTCAGGCGCAAGGACCAGGACGACGAGGTCTACCGCACGGCGGACGAGAAGTACGCGGCGATCATCACCCTGATCGAGGAGTGCCGTGCCCGGCAGCAGCCGGTGCTGGTCGGCACCGTCTCCATCGAGAAGTCGGAGCTGCTGTCGGATTTCCTGAAGAAGAAGAAGGTCCCGCACAACGTCCTGAACGCCCGCTACCACGAGCAGGAGGCGTACATCGTCGCCCAGGCCGGCCGGCCGGGGGCGGTGACCATCGCCACCAACATGGCCGGCCGCGGCACGGACATCCAGCTCGGCGGCAATCTTGAAATGCGCATCGAGCACGAGCTGTCCGACCTGCCCGAGGGGCCGGAGCGCGAGGCCGCCATCGCCCGCATCCGCGATGAGATCGCGGCGGCGAAGGAGGTGGTTCTGAAGGCCGGCGGCCTCTATGTCGTCGGCACCGAACGGCACGAGAGCCGCCGCATCGACAACCAGCTCCGCGGCCGCTCCGGCCGTCAGGGCGACCCCGGCGCCTCGAAGTTCTTCCTGTCGCTGGAAGACGACCTGATGCGCATCTTCGGCAGCCAGCGCCTGGACGGCATGCTCCAGAAGCTGGGCCTGCAGGAGGGCGAGGCGATCATCCACCCCTGGATCAACAAAGCGCTGGAGAAGGCGCAGACCAAGGTGGAGGCGCACAACTTCGATATCCGCAAGAACCTGCTCAAGTACGACAACGTGATGAACGACCAGCGCAAGGTCGTCTATGAGCAGCGCCGCGACGTGATGGATGCCGAGGACGTCCAGGACACCGTCGTGTCCATGCGGCACGAGGTGATCCAGGAGATGGTGTCCAAGGCCATCCCGCCGAACGCCTATGCCGAGCAGTGGAACACCGACCAGCTGCACGAGGAGGTGATGCGCGTCCTGGGCGCGGACCTTCCGGTCAAGGAGTGGGCCAAGGAGGAAGGCATCGCCGACGCGGAGATCGTCGAGCGCCTGACCCGTTTCGCCGACGAGACGATGGCGGAGAAGGAGGCGGCCTACGGCGCCACCCTGATGCGCTCCATCGAGAAGAGCCTGCTGCTGCAGATCCTGGACCAGCAGTGGAAGGACCACCTGCTGAACCTGGACCATCTGCGCCAGGGCATCAATCTGCGCGCCTATGCCCAGCGCGACCCGCTGAACGAGTACAAGCGCGAGGCCTTCGGGCTGTTCGAGACGATGCTGGCGAGCCTGCGCGAGCAGGTCACCACCGTGCTGATGCATGTCCAGGTCCGGCAGGCCGACGCCGACCTGCCGACGCCGCCGGAGCCCGTGGGCGAGCTGACCCGCGAGGACCCGGCGCTGGTCCCGGCCGGGGCCGAGGCCCTGCCCCCGGGTATGGTGCGCCGGGCCGACGACCAGCGGCTGCGGCCCCAGGCCTACGGCGCCGGCGCCCTGCCGGTGGCCGAGACGCTGGAGCGCGACACGCCGGAATCCTGGCGCAACACCCCGCGCAACGCCCCCTGCCCCTGCGGCAGCGGCAAGAAGTACAAGCACTGTCACGGCCAGGCGCGCTGA
- a CDS encoding DUF86 domain-containing protein, whose protein sequence is MPRSGHLRLLDIRDAIRGVQDTVAGVDLAGYTASWQMQRAVERGLEIISESSRHVPADVKARHPEIPWKAIAAIGNHLRHEYHHVEPAIIWEIATSRLAALAGVIEAALREPRPDPDG, encoded by the coding sequence ATGCCGCGATCCGGTCATCTCCGGCTGCTCGATATCCGCGACGCGATCAGGGGCGTTCAGGACACCGTGGCCGGGGTGGACCTTGCAGGCTACACCGCCAGTTGGCAGATGCAGCGTGCCGTCGAACGGGGCCTGGAGATCATCTCGGAATCGAGCCGCCATGTCCCGGCCGATGTCAAGGCGCGCCATCCGGAAATCCCCTGGAAGGCGATCGCCGCGATCGGGAACCATCTCCGGCACGAATACCACCATGTCGAGCCGGCGATCATCTGGGAGATCGCCACGTCCAGGCTGGCGGCGCTGGCGGGCGTGATCGAGGCCGCGCTGCGGGAGCCCCGCCCCGACCCGGACGGATAG
- a CDS encoding nucleotidyltransferase family protein has translation MPLRRRGVAALYLFGSTARDEAGPDSDVDLFLDYRPGAGFSLIDLIEIEQHLETVLGRRADLTTRGGLHPVLAPAILREARRVF, from the coding sequence GTGCCGTTGCGGCGGCGCGGCGTGGCGGCGCTCTATCTTTTCGGGTCCACCGCGAGGGACGAGGCGGGGCCGGACAGCGATGTGGACCTGTTCCTGGACTATCGGCCCGGTGCCGGTTTCTCCCTGATCGACCTGATCGAGATCGAGCAGCACCTGGAAACGGTGCTGGGGCGCCGCGCGGACCTGACAACCCGGGGCGGCCTGCACCCGGTGCTCGCTCCCGCCATCCTGCGGGAGGCCAGACGGGTCTTCTGA
- a CDS encoding acetyl-CoA carboxylase carboxyltransferase subunit alpha — MHFLEFEKPIADLEGKIEELRTLTDGGDINIADEVKKLQEKVDKLLRSTYAKLTPAQKVQVARHPERPHCLDYIQRLITDFTPLAGDRLFAEDRAIVGGLGRFRGRSVVVIGQERGHDTESRVRHNFGMAKPEGYRKAQRLLQLADRFRLPVVTLVDTAGAFPGVSAEERGQAEAIARSIETCLRLKVPLVSAVIGEGGSGGAIAIATADRVLMLEHAIYSVISPEGCASILWRSAANASDAAQALRLTAQDLKELGVIDRVVMEPVGGAHRRREEMIATLGNAIEDALDDLREQDGATLRLNRRQKFLDIGQKGLG, encoded by the coding sequence ATGCACTTCCTGGAATTCGAGAAGCCGATCGCGGACCTCGAGGGTAAGATCGAGGAACTTCGCACCCTGACCGACGGTGGCGACATCAACATCGCCGACGAGGTCAAGAAGCTGCAGGAGAAGGTCGACAAGCTCCTGCGCTCGACCTATGCGAAGCTCACTCCCGCCCAGAAGGTGCAGGTCGCCCGGCACCCTGAACGGCCGCACTGCCTGGACTACATCCAGCGCCTGATCACCGATTTCACGCCGCTGGCAGGCGACCGGCTGTTCGCCGAGGACCGCGCCATCGTCGGCGGGCTGGGCCGCTTCCGCGGCCGCAGCGTCGTCGTCATCGGGCAAGAGCGCGGCCACGACACCGAAAGCCGCGTGCGGCACAATTTCGGCATGGCGAAGCCGGAGGGCTACCGCAAGGCGCAGCGCCTGCTGCAGCTCGCGGACCGCTTCCGGCTGCCCGTCGTCACGCTGGTGGACACGGCCGGCGCCTTCCCCGGCGTCAGCGCGGAGGAGCGCGGTCAGGCCGAGGCCATCGCCAGGTCCATCGAGACCTGCCTGCGGCTGAAGGTGCCGCTGGTCTCCGCCGTGATCGGCGAGGGCGGGTCTGGCGGCGCCATCGCCATCGCCACGGCGGACCGGGTGCTGATGCTGGAGCACGCGATCTACAGCGTCATCAGCCCGGAGGGCTGCGCCTCGATCCTCTGGCGCTCCGCCGCCAACGCCTCCGACGCGGCGCAGGCGCTGCGGCTGACGGCGCAGGACCTGAAGGAGCTGGGCGTCATCGACCGCGTGGTGATGGAGCCGGTGGGCGGCGCCCACCGCCGCCGGGAGGAGATGATCGCCACCCTCGGCAACGCGATCGAGGACGCGCTGGACGATCTGCGCGAACAGGACGGCGCCACCCTGCGCCTGAACCGCCGCCAGAAGTTCCTGGACATAGGCCAGAAGGGCCTGGGCTGA
- a CDS encoding YbjQ family protein produces the protein MPIPSLDFLTAALIALALALPLLAVGAAIELRQYRRLATRSDAWTVGLFADGAAGGDRPEELGLVSACVTLSPSPLGQLQVLVRRLIGGRVAVRHRLADRTRREVLLRLREAAHARGATAVLGVRLTDVRLGTGMVAQIAYGTAIRGTAIRGTAADGGPAGPAEALGSPSPRPWLLVGLVAAGTLAAVVGALVVPGLERLAEDFPALGRLLRLLPFL, from the coding sequence ATGCCGATTCCGTCGCTTGATTTCCTGACCGCCGCCCTCATCGCGCTGGCGCTCGCCCTGCCGCTGCTGGCGGTCGGGGCGGCGATCGAGCTGCGCCAGTACCGCCGTCTCGCCACCCGCAGCGACGCCTGGACGGTCGGCCTCTTCGCCGACGGGGCGGCCGGCGGCGACCGGCCGGAGGAGCTGGGACTCGTCTCGGCCTGCGTCACCCTGTCGCCCTCCCCCCTGGGCCAGCTCCAGGTGCTGGTCCGCCGGCTGATCGGCGGCCGGGTCGCGGTGCGCCACCGGCTGGCCGACCGCACCCGGCGCGAGGTGCTGCTGCGCCTGCGCGAGGCGGCGCACGCCCGGGGGGCCACGGCCGTGCTGGGCGTGCGGCTGACGGATGTGCGGCTGGGCACCGGCATGGTGGCGCAGATCGCCTATGGTACGGCCATCCGGGGCACGGCCATCCGGGGCACGGCCGCGGATGGCGGGCCGGCCGGCCCGGCGGAGGCCCTGGGCTCGCCGTCGCCCCGGCCCTGGCTGCTGGTCGGGCTGGTTGCGGCGGGCACGCTCGCCGCCGTCGTGGGCGCCCTGGTCGTGCCGGGGCTGGAACGGCTGGCCGAGGACTTCCCGGCGCTGGGCCGGCTGCTGCGGCTGCTGCCCTTCCTCTGA
- a CDS encoding YbjQ family protein, which produces MHLTTLDHLTGFRIVRQLGLVQGSTVRSKHLGRDLMAGLKTLVGGELVGYTELLNEARAEAVERLQIAARQAGANAVVGMRFGSTSIADGAAEILVYGTAVVVEPAAQGAAHADSVA; this is translated from the coding sequence ATGCATCTCACCACCCTCGACCACCTCACCGGCTTCCGCATCGTGCGCCAGCTCGGCCTCGTCCAGGGCTCCACGGTCCGCTCCAAGCATCTCGGCCGCGACCTGATGGCCGGGCTGAAGACCCTCGTGGGGGGCGAGCTGGTCGGCTACACCGAGCTGCTGAACGAGGCCCGGGCCGAAGCGGTGGAGCGCCTCCAGATCGCGGCGCGGCAGGCCGGGGCGAACGCCGTGGTGGGGATGCGCTTCGGCTCCACCTCCATCGCCGACGGTGCTGCCGAGATCCTGGTCTACGGCACCGCCGTGGTGGTGGAGCCGGCCGCGCAGGGCGCGGCCCATGCCGATTCCGTCGCTTGA
- a CDS encoding DUF2889 domain-containing protein codes for MPLSPPAEREPVHTRTVTCRGYRRADGLWDIEGHLVDTKSYAFDNAWRGRLEPGMPVHEMWVRLTVDDGMQVRAVEVTTDASPFEVCPAIVPSFQRLVGLRIASGWTQAVKERLGGVKGCTHLVELLGPVATTAFQTIYPYLSRLAPDRPAGAGSAPPRRPPLLNTCHAFASDGPVVKQRWPEFYTGPDAGPADKAPADTGPVGGDPAGSDRGMSPPPVAATGTRR; via the coding sequence ATGCCGCTGTCCCCGCCTGCCGAGCGCGAGCCCGTCCACACCCGCACCGTCACCTGCCGCGGCTACCGCCGGGCGGACGGGCTGTGGGACATCGAGGGCCATCTGGTCGATACCAAGAGCTACGCCTTCGACAACGCCTGGCGCGGCCGGCTGGAGCCGGGAATGCCGGTGCATGAGATGTGGGTGCGGCTGACCGTGGACGACGGGATGCAGGTCCGGGCGGTGGAGGTGACCACCGACGCCAGCCCGTTCGAGGTCTGTCCCGCCATCGTCCCCAGTTTCCAGCGGCTGGTCGGGCTGCGCATCGCCAGCGGCTGGACCCAGGCGGTGAAGGAGCGGCTGGGCGGGGTCAAGGGCTGCACCCATCTGGTCGAGCTGCTGGGTCCCGTCGCCACTACCGCCTTCCAGACCATCTATCCCTATCTCTCCCGGCTGGCGCCGGACCGGCCGGCGGGGGCCGGGTCCGCGCCGCCCCGGCGCCCGCCGCTGCTGAACACCTGCCACGCCTTCGCCAGCGACGGGCCGGTGGTGAAGCAGCGCTGGCCGGAGTTCTACACCGGCCCCGATGCCGGCCCCGCAGATAAGGCCCCCGCAGATACCGGCCCCGTCGGCGGCGACCCTGCCGGTTCCGACCGGGGCATGTCGCCGCCGCCCGTTGCCGCCACCGGCACCCGCCGGTAA
- a CDS encoding HlyC/CorC family transporter: MDLTLWLTVAGILVLLVLSAFFSGSETALTAASRARLHQLAQEGDRRARMVQDLREHKDRLIGAILLGNNLVNILASSLATSVLIVLVGEAGVAVATLAMTLLILIFSEVLPKTYALHYADRAALAVAPTLRLVVRLLAPVTLAVTAIVRLVLRALGADVQNVTVGDHADELRGYIELHRGPEEEVRHERAMLRSILDLADVEVLEIMTHRRNLVMVDASQPAERIAEEVLECPFTRVPLWEGNPDNIVGVLHVKALLRELRNRGGAAGGIDVKAIAATAWFIPDTTTLFDQLQAFRQRREHFALVVDEYGSLMGIVTLEDILEEIVGDITDELDVAVAGVRPQPNGTYIVDGWVTIRDLNREFEWGLPDEQASTIAGLVLYEARRIPEVGQAFSFHGFKFEILRRQRHQITALRITPPEHLRPHLPPVAPPRPLPPPASPAASTPPAERA, encoded by the coding sequence ATGGACCTGACGCTCTGGCTCACCGTTGCCGGCATCCTCGTGCTGCTGGTGCTCTCCGCCTTCTTCTCGGGGTCGGAGACGGCGCTCACCGCCGCTTCGCGCGCCCGGCTGCACCAGTTGGCGCAGGAAGGCGACCGCCGCGCCCGCATGGTGCAGGACCTGCGCGAGCACAAGGACCGGCTGATCGGCGCCATCCTGCTGGGCAACAACCTCGTCAACATCCTGGCCTCCTCGCTCGCCACCTCGGTGCTGATCGTGCTGGTGGGGGAGGCGGGGGTGGCCGTGGCCACCCTGGCCATGACCCTGCTGATCCTGATCTTCTCCGAGGTGCTGCCGAAGACCTATGCGCTGCACTATGCCGACCGTGCCGCCCTGGCCGTGGCGCCGACGCTGCGCCTCGTCGTCCGGCTGCTGGCCCCGGTGACGCTGGCGGTCACGGCGATCGTGCGGCTGGTGCTGCGGGCCCTGGGCGCCGACGTGCAGAATGTCACGGTCGGCGACCATGCGGACGAGCTGCGCGGCTACATCGAGCTGCACCGCGGCCCGGAGGAGGAGGTGCGGCACGAGCGCGCCATGCTGCGCTCCATCCTCGACCTCGCCGATGTCGAGGTGCTGGAGATCATGACCCACCGGCGCAACCTGGTGATGGTGGACGCCAGCCAGCCGGCCGAGCGCATCGCGGAGGAGGTGCTGGAATGCCCCTTCACCCGTGTGCCCCTGTGGGAGGGCAACCCCGACAACATCGTCGGCGTCCTGCACGTCAAGGCGCTGCTGCGGGAGCTGCGCAACCGCGGCGGGGCGGCCGGCGGAATCGACGTGAAGGCCATCGCCGCCACGGCCTGGTTCATCCCCGACACCACCACCCTGTTCGACCAGCTCCAGGCGTTCCGCCAGCGGCGGGAGCACTTCGCCCTGGTGGTGGACGAGTACGGCAGCCTGATGGGCATCGTCACCCTGGAGGACATCCTGGAGGAGATCGTCGGCGACATCACCGACGAGCTGGACGTGGCCGTGGCCGGCGTGCGGCCGCAGCCCAACGGCACCTACATCGTGGACGGCTGGGTGACGATCCGCGACCTGAACCGGGAGTTCGAATGGGGCCTGCCGGACGAGCAGGCCTCCACCATCGCCGGCCTCGTGCTCTACGAGGCGCGGCGCATCCCCGAGGTCGGGCAGGCCTTCAGCTTCCACGGTTTCAAGTTCGAGATCCTGCGCCGGCAGCGCCATCAGATCACGGCGCTGCGCATCACCCCGCCCGAGCATCTGCGCCCGCACCTGCCGCCGGTGGCGCCGCCGCGGCCGCTTCCCCCGCCGGCTTCGCCGGCCGCTTCCACCCCGCCGGCCGAACGGGCGTGA